In Pseudomonas fluorescens, the following are encoded in one genomic region:
- a CDS encoding molybdopterin-dependent oxidoreductase yields MKKRIQVPGLDEASILTDARKILAPQIEDRSRRSFLLRGLTLGGVAMLSGCSITDNESVETALSSMSRFNDRVQGWLFNPNAMAPTYPESMITRPFPFNAFYGIDEAPTVEEEGYRLEVTGLVADKRSWRLEELRAMAQTEQVTRHICVEGWSAIGRWGGVRFSDFLKRIGADTDAKYVGFKCADDYYTSIDMATALHAQTLLTLTYDGAVLPREYGFPMKLRMPTKLGYKNPKHIQAIFVSNTYSGGYWEDQGYNWFGGS; encoded by the coding sequence ATGAAAAAGCGCATTCAGGTACCCGGGCTGGACGAGGCTTCGATCCTGACCGACGCCCGAAAGATCCTCGCGCCACAGATCGAAGACCGCTCGCGCCGCTCGTTCCTGCTGCGTGGCCTGACCCTCGGTGGCGTGGCGATGTTGTCCGGTTGCAGTATCACCGACAACGAAAGCGTCGAGACTGCGCTGTCGTCCATGTCGCGCTTCAACGACCGGGTGCAAGGCTGGCTGTTCAACCCCAACGCGATGGCGCCGACCTATCCAGAATCGATGATCACCCGGCCGTTTCCCTTCAATGCCTTCTACGGCATCGACGAAGCACCGACGGTGGAGGAGGAGGGCTATCGCCTGGAAGTCACCGGCCTGGTCGCCGACAAGCGCAGCTGGCGCCTCGAAGAGCTGCGCGCCATGGCCCAGACCGAGCAGGTCACCCGGCACATTTGCGTCGAAGGCTGGAGCGCGATCGGGCGTTGGGGCGGCGTGCGCTTCAGCGATTTCCTCAAGCGCATCGGCGCCGATACCGACGCCAAATACGTCGGTTTCAAGTGCGCCGACGACTACTACACCAGCATCGACATGGCCACCGCGCTGCATGCGCAGACCCTGCTGACGCTGACTTATGACGGCGCGGTGCTGCCGCGCGAATACGGCTTCCCGATGAAGCTGCGCATGCCCACCAAGCTTGGCTACAAGAACCCCAAACACATTCAGGCGATTTTCGTCAGCAACACCTACAGCGGCGGCTACTGGGAAGACCAGGGCTACAACTGGTTCGGTGGCAGCTGA
- a CDS encoding hotdog fold domain-containing protein, producing MSQFLSMFSSAGPQAFSKMACQVAPYFSTINPLVKDLRKGSATVHVPFAREITNHLGTVHAIAMCNAAELAAGMMTDVSIPAGARWIPKGMTVEYLAKAKSDVTAVAEGNAVDWTTEGDKIVPVDIHDAEGKKVFTARITMNVKLA from the coding sequence ATGAGTCAGTTCCTCAGCATGTTCAGCAGCGCAGGCCCGCAAGCGTTCAGCAAAATGGCCTGCCAGGTGGCGCCCTACTTCTCCACCATCAACCCGTTGGTCAAGGATTTGCGCAAAGGCAGCGCCACCGTGCACGTGCCATTTGCCCGGGAGATCACCAATCATTTGGGTACGGTGCATGCGATTGCGATGTGCAACGCCGCCGAACTGGCCGCCGGAATGATGACCGACGTTTCCATTCCCGCCGGCGCACGCTGGATCCCCAAAGGCATGACCGTGGAATACCTGGCCAAGGCCAAGAGCGATGTGACGGCGGTGGCCGAGGGGAATGCGGTGGACTGGACCACCGAAGGCGACAAGATCGTGCCGGTGGACATTCACGATGCCGAGGGCAAGAAGGTGTTCACGGCGCGGATCACCATGAATGTGAAGCTGGCTTAA
- a CDS encoding GNAT family N-acetyltransferase, which produces MPLISHFKTPCPEHINSQILQMVVDNLTDISMVAIPPSNLLYNLYQYAIGYEVHLYLEALNGEKGIAVELIVATDEDDPQKVTGFVLYLPVQDDPEACGVAYMAVHAEYRRQGVARRMLREMVGRYPHAELTCAVARVPYFEAMGFEVVGVRATQVLMNTRDHATDGLMALLDVASIYSSLEVRQIHTYLLQKHGKRAMTDAEKQRDRHLDQLTRKAQEFVRGRLGEDAVPAGGPRLRLV; this is translated from the coding sequence ATGCCCCTGATCAGCCATTTCAAGACCCCGTGCCCCGAGCACATCAATAGCCAGATCCTGCAGATGGTGGTCGACAACCTGACCGACATCAGCATGGTCGCGATCCCGCCCAGCAACCTGCTGTACAACCTCTATCAATATGCGATCGGCTATGAGGTGCACCTGTATCTGGAGGCGCTGAACGGTGAAAAAGGCATTGCCGTGGAGTTGATCGTCGCCACGGACGAAGACGACCCGCAAAAGGTGACTGGCTTTGTGCTGTACCTGCCGGTGCAGGACGACCCGGAGGCCTGCGGTGTGGCGTACATGGCGGTGCACGCCGAGTATCGGCGCCAGGGCGTGGCCCGGCGGATGCTGCGCGAAATGGTCGGCCGCTATCCCCATGCCGAGCTGACCTGCGCGGTGGCCAGGGTGCCGTATTTCGAGGCGATGGGCTTTGAGGTGGTTGGCGTGCGTGCGACCCAGGTGTTGATGAACACCCGCGACCACGCCACCGATGGCTTGATGGCGCTGCTGGATGTGGCGTCAATCTACAGCTCGCTGGAGGTGCGGCAGATTCACACCTATCTTTTGCAAAAGCATGGCAAGCGGGCCATGACCGACGCGGAAAAACAGCGCGACCGACATCTGGACCAGTTGACGCGCAAGGCTCAGGAGTTTGTGCGGGGGCGGCTCGGAGAGGATGCCGTACCCGCTGGCGGACCTCGATTGCGCCTGGTCTGA
- a CDS encoding class I SAM-dependent methyltransferase: protein MNPEALATLNQHLLTALAAAPVETRRLFHGRGRCWPGLEQVTVDWLQGVVLVALFKEPEAAQLEDLKQLLMAITQSEQWAKSGAHTLLLQHRYLLQSTTEWLLGDIIEEMTITEGGLKYRVDLGRKQNTGLFLDMRYGRDWVRANAGGKRVLNLFAYTCGFSVAAIEGGASHVVNLDMSSPALNRGRDNHRLNGHDMSKVSFLGHDLFKSWGKVIGKGPYNLVIIDPPSFQKGSFLLTKDYQRVLRRLPELLGPQGTVLACMNDPAFGADFLIDGVTREAPSLRFEQRLENPPEFPDADMECGLKALVFQLER, encoded by the coding sequence ATGAACCCTGAAGCCCTCGCCACCCTCAACCAGCACCTGCTGACCGCCCTGGCGGCCGCCCCCGTCGAAACCCGCCGCCTGTTCCACGGCCGTGGCCGCTGCTGGCCGGGGCTGGAGCAAGTGACCGTGGACTGGTTGCAGGGCGTCGTGCTGGTGGCGCTGTTCAAGGAGCCGGAAGCGGCGCAACTGGAAGATTTGAAGCAATTGCTGATGGCGATCACCCAGTCTGAGCAGTGGGCAAAATCCGGTGCTCACACGCTACTGTTGCAACACCGCTACCTGCTGCAAAGCACCACTGAGTGGCTGCTGGGGGACATCATCGAGGAAATGACCATCACCGAGGGTGGCCTGAAGTACCGGGTGGACCTGGGCCGCAAGCAAAACACAGGGCTGTTCCTCGACATGCGCTACGGCCGCGATTGGGTCCGCGCCAATGCCGGGGGCAAACGGGTGCTGAACCTGTTCGCCTACACCTGTGGTTTCTCGGTGGCGGCCATCGAAGGCGGCGCGAGCCACGTGGTCAACCTCGACATGTCGAGTCCGGCCTTGAACCGTGGCCGCGACAACCACCGGCTCAACGGCCACGACATGAGCAAGGTCAGTTTCCTCGGCCACGACCTGTTCAAATCCTGGGGCAAGGTGATCGGCAAAGGCCCGTACAACCTGGTGATCATCGACCCGCCGTCGTTCCAGAAAGGCAGCTTCCTGCTGACCAAGGATTACCAGCGTGTGCTGCGCCGCTTGCCGGAACTGCTCGGCCCTCAAGGTACCGTGCTGGCCTGCATGAACGACCCGGCGTTTGGTGCCGACTTCCTGATCGATGGCGTGACCCGTGAAGCGCCGAGCCTGCGGTTTGAGCAGCGGCTGGAGAACCCGCCGGAGTTTCCGGATGCGGATATGGAGTGTGGGTTGAAGGCGCTTGTGTTCCAGTTGGAGAGATAA
- a CDS encoding extracellular solute-binding protein: protein MSRHRLYFNLGFGACLAVSLSAFAVEAPTVHVYNWYDYIGPTTLQDFKRDTGIAPVYDTFDSAEVLEGKLLTSRSGYDVVVASNFSLPTLIKAGALAPLPRAQMPDFKNMDSELLAKLANNDPGNQYAVPYLWGTNGIGYNIDKIRAALGDKAPVDSWDLVFKEENLARLSECGVAMLDSPSEMLPVALHYLGLPPNSTNPEDYKKAEALLLKLRPHIAYFNSSKFISDLSNGNICVAVGWSGAMLEAKTTAEQAGNGVKIAYSLPKEGAPVWFDTLVLLKDAPHPEQGMAFIDYLMRPEVIAPVSDHLNYPNGNRSATTLVAEATRSNPAVYPPAEAMATLFTLQPLPPATERVRTRIWSKVKNGQ, encoded by the coding sequence ATGAGTCGTCACCGCTTGTATTTCAATCTGGGGTTTGGCGCCTGTCTGGCGGTTTCGCTGTCGGCTTTTGCGGTCGAAGCCCCGACGGTGCACGTGTACAACTGGTACGACTACATCGGCCCCACCACCTTGCAGGACTTCAAGCGTGACACCGGGATTGCGCCGGTCTACGACACCTTCGACAGTGCCGAAGTGCTCGAGGGCAAATTGCTCACCAGCCGTAGCGGCTACGACGTGGTGGTGGCCAGCAACTTCAGTTTGCCCACGCTGATCAAGGCCGGTGCCCTCGCCCCCCTGCCCCGTGCGCAGATGCCGGACTTCAAGAACATGGACAGCGAACTGCTGGCAAAACTGGCCAACAACGATCCGGGCAACCAGTACGCCGTGCCCTACCTGTGGGGCACCAACGGCATTGGCTACAACATCGACAAAATCCGCGCAGCGCTGGGCGACAAGGCACCGGTGGATTCCTGGGACCTGGTGTTCAAGGAAGAGAACCTGGCCAGGCTCAGCGAATGCGGTGTGGCCATGCTCGACTCGCCGTCGGAGATGCTGCCGGTCGCCCTGCACTACCTCGGCCTGCCGCCCAACAGCACCAACCCCGAGGACTACAAGAAGGCCGAAGCGCTGCTGCTGAAACTGCGCCCGCACATCGCCTACTTCAACTCGTCGAAGTTCATCAGCGACCTGTCCAACGGCAACATCTGCGTGGCGGTGGGCTGGTCCGGCGCGATGCTCGAAGCCAAGACCACCGCCGAGCAGGCCGGCAACGGCGTTAAGATCGCCTACAGCTTGCCGAAGGAAGGCGCGCCGGTGTGGTTCGACACGCTGGTGCTGCTCAAGGATGCGCCACACCCGGAACAAGGCATGGCCTTCATCGACTACCTGATGCGCCCTGAAGTCATCGCACCCGTCAGTGACCACCTCAACTATCCCAATGGCAACCGTAGCGCGACCACACTGGTGGCCGAAGCGACCCGCAGCAACCCGGCCGTTTATCCACCCGCCGAAGCCATGGCGACCTTGTTCACCCTCCAGCCCCTGCCGCCCGCTACCGAGCGCGTGCGCACGCGGATCTGGAGCAAGGTCAAAAACGGCCAGTGA
- a CDS encoding TetR/AcrR family transcriptional regulator, which yields METADLLERCYPGRRAELKRDIFRKALGLFNEQGIEATTIEMIRAECDTSVGAIYHHFGNKEGLVAALFFTALDDQARLRDSYLAEAKTTQAGVHALVHSYVDWVDSQPEWARFQYHARFAVTKGPFKDELATRNKTRNKQLLEWLGAQGNELGSLPAELIPSLIVGQADSYCRAWLSGRVKSSPKAYRDMLAQAAWRSLCTGEAQ from the coding sequence ATGGAAACCGCCGATCTGCTCGAACGCTGCTACCCCGGACGACGCGCCGAACTCAAGCGCGACATCTTCAGAAAGGCCCTGGGCCTGTTCAACGAACAGGGGATCGAGGCCACCACCATCGAAATGATCCGCGCCGAATGCGATACCAGTGTCGGCGCGATCTATCACCATTTCGGCAACAAGGAAGGCCTGGTGGCGGCGCTGTTTTTTACCGCCCTCGATGATCAGGCCCGCTTGCGCGACAGCTACCTGGCTGAGGCCAAAACCACTCAAGCGGGGGTGCATGCGCTGGTGCACAGTTATGTGGATTGGGTCGATAGTCAGCCGGAGTGGGCGCGGTTCCAGTACCACGCGCGGTTTGCCGTCACCAAGGGGCCGTTCAAGGACGAACTCGCCACCCGCAACAAGACGCGCAACAAGCAGTTGCTGGAGTGGCTGGGGGCGCAGGGTAATGAGCTGGGGAGTTTGCCGGCGGAGCTGATCCCGTCGTTGATCGTCGGCCAGGCAGACAGTTACTGCCGAGCCTGGTTGTCGGGTCGGGTCAAGAGCAGCCCGAAGGCGTACCGGGACATGCTGGCGCAGGCGGCGTGGCGGTCGCTGTGCACCGGCGAAGCACAATGA
- a CDS encoding helix-turn-helix transcriptional regulator, translating into MDALLKELPVHQGLARVFTAVGRDSFWRALVDTLRLLVPLDNALVALMRPGHVPRLLIDFDAKGSTEEHEELADYSAGMYLLDPFYQAACAGIADGLHSLDSVAPDQFQHSEYYLSYFSTVVGGDELQFMVNVDGAVLGLSLGRSTRFSLEEQGRLLCVRDWVLAAMRRHLDLLPPEGPVAEPPAGDLATLLDRFDARLTQREIETARLILQGFSSKAIAQQLGISPETVKVHRRNLYHKLNVNGHGELFALVLQPR; encoded by the coding sequence GTGGACGCGTTGTTGAAAGAGTTGCCGGTGCACCAGGGGCTGGCGCGGGTCTTCACGGCGGTGGGGCGGGACAGTTTCTGGCGTGCGCTGGTCGATACCCTGCGCTTGCTGGTGCCGCTGGACAATGCGCTGGTGGCGCTGATGCGCCCGGGTCATGTGCCGCGCCTGCTGATTGACTTCGATGCCAAGGGCAGCACCGAAGAACATGAAGAACTGGCGGACTACAGCGCTGGCATGTACCTGCTCGATCCGTTCTACCAAGCCGCTTGCGCGGGCATCGCCGACGGCTTGCACAGTCTTGACTCGGTGGCCCCCGACCAGTTCCAGCACAGTGAGTACTACCTGAGTTACTTCAGCACCGTGGTCGGTGGGGACGAGTTGCAGTTCATGGTCAACGTCGATGGCGCCGTGCTCGGCCTGTCCCTGGGGCGTTCGACGCGCTTCAGTCTGGAGGAACAGGGCCGTCTGCTGTGCGTGCGTGACTGGGTGCTGGCAGCAATGCGTCGACACCTGGATTTGCTGCCACCGGAAGGGCCGGTCGCCGAACCACCGGCCGGCGACCTGGCGACTTTGCTTGATCGCTTCGACGCACGCCTGACGCAGCGGGAAATCGAAACCGCGCGCCTGATTCTCCAGGGTTTTTCCAGCAAGGCCATCGCCCAGCAATTGGGCATCTCCCCGGAAACGGTGAAAGTGCATCGGCGCAACCTCTATCACAAGCTCAACGTGAACGGGCATGGCGAGTTGTTTGCGCTGGTGTTGCAGCCGCGTTGA
- a CDS encoding pentapeptide MXKDX repeat protein, producing MKKLTTVVLSMCLAVGAASVFAADTMSNDSMSKDSMSKDAMSKDAMKKTDSMSKDAMSKESMSKDAMSKDAMSKDAMKKDAMSKDAMKKSEMSQ from the coding sequence ATGAAAAAGTTGACCACTGTTGTTCTGTCCATGTGCCTGGCCGTTGGTGCTGCCTCTGTGTTCGCCGCTGACACGATGAGTAATGACAGCATGAGCAAGGATTCGATGTCCAAGGACGCGATGTCCAAGGATGCGATGAAGAAAACCGATTCGATGTCCAAGGACGCCATGTCCAAAGAAAGCATGTCCAAGGATGCAATGTCCAAGGATGCAATGTCCAAGGACGCGATGAAAAAAGACGCGATGTCCAAGGATGCGATGAAAAAAAGTGAAATGTCGCAGTAA
- a CDS encoding cytochrome b/b6 domain-containing protein, with translation MSQNTASPKSTHPRWLRLTHWLNALAVLVMVTSGWRIYNASPIYDFSFPNSITLGGWLAGALQWHFAAMWFLAINGLIYLAFNLFSGRLKRRFFPVSPKGVLHDLWAALRGKLGHADLSHYNQVQRFAYLFVMVDILLLVLSGLVLWKSVQFPLLRELLFGYEGARRVHFFAMALLVAFVAVHLVMVALVPKTLLAMIVGRKEQV, from the coding sequence ATGTCGCAGAACACTGCTTCACCCAAGTCCACTCATCCACGCTGGCTACGCCTGACCCATTGGCTCAACGCCCTGGCAGTGCTGGTGATGGTCACCAGCGGCTGGCGCATCTACAACGCCTCGCCGATCTATGATTTCAGCTTTCCCAATTCGATCACCCTCGGCGGCTGGCTGGCAGGCGCGCTGCAATGGCATTTCGCGGCGATGTGGTTCCTGGCGATCAACGGCCTGATCTACCTGGCCTTCAACCTGTTTAGCGGACGCCTGAAGCGGCGTTTCTTCCCGGTTTCGCCCAAAGGTGTGCTGCATGACCTGTGGGCCGCCTTGCGCGGAAAACTCGGGCACGCCGATCTCAGTCATTACAACCAGGTGCAGCGTTTTGCATACCTGTTCGTGATGGTCGACATCCTCCTGCTGGTGCTCTCCGGGCTGGTGTTGTGGAAGTCGGTGCAGTTTCCGCTGCTGCGTGAATTGCTGTTCGGCTACGAGGGCGCGCGTCGCGTGCACTTCTTCGCCATGGCATTGCTGGTGGCCTTCGTGGCGGTGCATCTGGTGATGGTCGCACTGGTTCCGAAAACGCTGTTGGCCATGATCGTCGGCCGCAAGGAGCAGGTATGA
- a CDS encoding RHS repeat-associated core domain-containing protein, producing MNTHHHAATPTLSVIDPRALTVRSIGYCRHPDSPEIDPRTTRQSFDAAGRLVESWDPRLWGMAPQPNLTTIYGLSGQPLLTDSVDAGWQLSLPDQVGLPLSFWDARGSQRHTEFDEQQRPITVTEQDAGERPRVVERLTYGGSEPAYVAHNQCGQMIRHDHPAGTQIFPVYGLVGAVLVEDRRFLADLETPDWPLDIDDREACLEAQSFITCHIFNPIGELQEQTDAMGNVHTFAYDVAGKLSEVWLQMAGENKQRQSLVHDIRYNAQDQVERETAGNGVLTHVEYAADDGRLIRLVAAVGNQKPLQDLNYVYDPVGNIVKLHDESQAVSHFNNQRIEPINRYRYDSLYQLVEAQGWEVSQPSHGPALPALLPTPLDPNQRRNYTQRFEYDRGGNLITRQHSDAPGFSMFTSARSNRSLAQRDDGSLPGEPDIASSFDAGGNQQELQRGQAMLWDSRNQLSRVTLVKRETEPDDYECYRYDRPGHRLRKTGFTHSSGRTLRSEVRYLPGLEIHRQADGEEHHVISLEAGRSSVRALHWPEGAHDDQWRYSLSDHLGSSTLELDDEAGMLTQEHYYPFGGTACWAGKSALVAQYKTIRYSGKERDATGLYYYGYRYYAPWLQRWICPDPAGPVNGLNIFCFVSNKGVSVSDVDGRYYPGGNDQIEREIIPSGSVIVARGLHQFSSAQSTYIRSEILEAMNFFQVRKMLCT from the coding sequence GTGAACACTCACCACCACGCCGCGACACCAACGCTGTCGGTCATCGATCCTCGTGCCCTGACGGTTCGCAGCATCGGCTATTGCCGTCATCCCGACAGCCCGGAGATTGACCCGCGCACCACCCGGCAAAGTTTCGACGCGGCAGGGCGGTTGGTCGAGTCGTGGGACCCACGGTTGTGGGGCATGGCGCCGCAGCCGAACCTGACCACGATCTACGGCTTGAGCGGGCAACCGTTGTTGACGGACAGCGTCGATGCCGGGTGGCAGTTGAGTTTGCCGGACCAGGTTGGGTTACCTCTCTCGTTCTGGGATGCACGAGGCAGTCAGCGTCACACCGAGTTCGACGAACAACAGCGACCGATCACCGTCACGGAACAGGACGCGGGGGAACGACCTCGAGTGGTGGAACGCTTGACCTATGGTGGCTCCGAACCCGCGTACGTAGCGCACAACCAGTGCGGGCAGATGATCCGCCATGACCATCCGGCGGGTACTCAAATCTTTCCCGTCTATGGGCTTGTCGGTGCCGTGCTGGTAGAAGATCGACGCTTCCTCGCTGACCTCGAAACACCTGATTGGCCCTTGGATATCGATGACCGCGAGGCGTGTCTGGAAGCCCAATCATTCATCACCTGCCACATCTTCAATCCCATCGGCGAGCTTCAGGAACAAACCGATGCCATGGGCAACGTTCACACCTTTGCCTACGACGTGGCCGGCAAGCTGAGTGAGGTCTGGCTGCAAATGGCCGGTGAGAACAAGCAGCGACAATCCTTGGTCCACGACATCCGCTACAACGCCCAGGATCAGGTCGAACGCGAAACCGCCGGCAATGGCGTGCTGACCCACGTCGAATACGCTGCCGATGACGGCCGGCTGATCCGGCTGGTAGCGGCAGTCGGAAACCAGAAGCCCTTGCAGGACCTGAACTACGTCTACGACCCGGTGGGCAATATCGTCAAGCTGCACGACGAGTCCCAAGCCGTCAGCCATTTCAACAACCAGCGCATCGAGCCGATCAATCGCTACCGCTACGACAGCCTGTATCAACTGGTCGAAGCCCAGGGCTGGGAGGTCAGCCAGCCGAGTCATGGCCCGGCCCTGCCGGCACTGCTACCCACACCGCTGGACCCCAACCAGCGGCGCAATTACACCCAACGCTTCGAGTACGACCGGGGCGGCAACCTGATCACCCGCCAGCACAGCGATGCGCCCGGCTTCTCGATGTTCACCTCGGCACGGAGCAACCGCAGCCTCGCGCAACGCGACGACGGCTCGCTGCCCGGTGAGCCCGATATCGCCTCGAGTTTCGATGCCGGCGGCAATCAACAGGAACTGCAGCGCGGGCAAGCCATGCTCTGGGACAGCCGCAATCAGTTGAGCCGTGTGACGTTGGTCAAACGCGAAACCGAGCCCGACGACTACGAATGCTACCGCTACGACCGCCCCGGCCACCGCTTGCGCAAAACGGGATTCACCCACAGCAGCGGCCGCACCCTGCGCAGCGAGGTCCGTTACCTCCCCGGTCTGGAAATCCACCGTCAGGCCGACGGTGAAGAGCATCACGTCATCAGCCTCGAAGCCGGGCGCAGCAGCGTGCGGGCGCTGCACTGGCCCGAAGGTGCTCATGACGATCAATGGCGCTACAGCCTCAGCGATCACCTCGGTTCCAGCACCCTGGAACTGGATGACGAGGCGGGCATGCTGACCCAGGAACACTATTACCCCTTTGGCGGCACGGCGTGCTGGGCGGGTAAAAGTGCGTTGGTGGCGCAGTACAAGACTATTCGCTATTCGGGTAAAGAGCGGGATGCGACGGGGCTTTATTACTATGGCTACCGGTATTACGCACCGTGGTTGCAGCGCTGGATTTGCCCGGATCCAGCGGGTCCCGTAAATGGGCTAAATATTTTTTGTTTCGTTTCAAACAAGGGGGTCAGTGTTAGCGATGTAGATGGAAGATATTATCCTGGTGGAAACGATCAGATTGAACGCGAGATTATTCCGAGTGGTTCTGTAATTGTCGCGCGTGGCCTTCATCAGTTCTCATCAGCACAATCGACCTACATTAGGTCAGAGATTCTCGAGGCGATGAATTTTTTTCAGGTGCGCAAAATGCTGTGCACTTAG
- a CDS encoding response regulator → MSRVPTADGDLPGGLILVVEDDPLILEFLCEILQEEGFVVEPHISADAAAIYLEQHAPEVGMLLTDITMPGTLNGADLANQFGDRWPDKPIMIMSGFETPESAGVRHPVSFIKKPWMIGGLLDCVGQTFKSKRLN, encoded by the coding sequence ATGAGTCGAGTACCGACGGCGGATGGAGATCTTCCTGGCGGGTTGATTCTGGTGGTTGAGGATGACCCGCTGATCCTGGAGTTTCTCTGTGAGATTCTTCAGGAGGAGGGTTTTGTCGTCGAGCCGCACATCAGTGCGGACGCAGCAGCGATCTATCTGGAACAGCATGCACCAGAGGTGGGCATGTTGCTGACAGACATCACCATGCCCGGCACGCTCAATGGCGCGGACCTGGCCAACCAGTTCGGCGATCGCTGGCCAGACAAGCCGATCATGATCATGTCCGGTTTCGAAACCCCTGAAAGCGCAGGTGTGCGGCACCCGGTCTCGTTCATCAAGAAACCCTGGATGATTGGCGGGCTGCTCGATTGCGTGGGCCAGACCTTCAAATCCAAACGACTCAACTGA
- a CDS encoding P1 family peptidase, whose product MKPRARDLNIPIGQLQPGPLNAITDVPGVRVGHSNVRGRTANGRDILTGVTVIEPRAGSTSQQPCFAGVHVLNGNGDATGLEWIREAGLLTSPIAFTNTHSMGVVRDALIVLDREQQPDDGRLYWNMPVVLETFDGLLNDINGFHVKPEHVAQAVHSATGGPVAEGNVGGGSGMICHEFKGGIGTASRRLSSAQGGWTVGAIVQANHGIRNELRVDGYPVGRYMEQVDSPFLKASLPHPGMGSIVVCLATDAPLLPHQCTRLAQRASLGLARTGGGNEDHSGDIFIAFATGNDHVPPAAYESKKAPTTHNLSMVNNDHISELFLAATEAVEEAIINALLAAETAEGNGHGVQGLDADTLLKALRRAGWPGDATSGT is encoded by the coding sequence ATGAAACCACGCGCCCGTGACCTGAACATCCCGATCGGCCAACTGCAACCCGGCCCGCTCAACGCCATCACCGACGTCCCCGGCGTACGCGTCGGCCACAGCAATGTACGAGGACGCACCGCCAATGGCCGCGACATCCTCACTGGCGTCACCGTCATCGAACCGCGCGCCGGTTCCACCAGTCAGCAACCCTGCTTTGCCGGTGTGCATGTGCTCAACGGCAATGGCGATGCCACGGGGCTGGAGTGGATACGCGAGGCCGGCTTGCTGACCAGCCCCATCGCCTTCACCAACACCCACAGCATGGGCGTGGTGCGCGACGCGCTGATCGTGCTCGACCGCGAGCAGCAACCGGATGACGGGCGCCTCTACTGGAACATGCCGGTGGTGCTGGAAACCTTCGACGGCCTGCTCAACGACATCAACGGTTTTCACGTGAAGCCTGAACACGTGGCCCAGGCCGTGCATTCGGCGACGGGTGGTCCGGTGGCCGAAGGCAATGTCGGCGGTGGCAGCGGCATGATCTGCCACGAATTCAAGGGCGGTATTGGCACCGCGTCGCGCCGCTTGAGCAGCGCCCAGGGCGGCTGGACGGTGGGGGCGATCGTCCAGGCCAACCACGGCATTCGTAATGAATTGCGTGTCGATGGCTACCCGGTAGGGCGCTACATGGAACAGGTCGACTCGCCATTCCTCAAGGCCTCGTTGCCCCATCCGGGCATGGGGTCGATCGTGGTCTGCCTGGCCACTGATGCACCGTTGCTGCCACACCAGTGCACCCGCCTGGCCCAGCGCGCCAGCCTCGGCCTGGCCCGTACCGGCGGCGGCAATGAAGACCACAGCGGCGACATCTTCATCGCCTTCGCCACCGGTAACGATCACGTGCCACCGGCTGCCTACGAGAGCAAGAAAGCACCGACCACCCACAACCTGAGCATGGTCAACAATGACCACATCAGTGAGCTGTTCCTGGCCGCCACCGAAGCCGTGGAAGAAGCCATCATCAATGCCCTGCTCGCCGCCGAAACGGCCGAAGGCAACGGGCATGGGGTGCAGGGGCTGGATGCCGACACCCTGCTCAAGGCGTTGCGTCGCGCCGGCTGGCCGGGGGATGCGACTAGCGGTACTTGA